The following coding sequences are from one Lolium rigidum isolate FL_2022 chromosome 6, APGP_CSIRO_Lrig_0.1, whole genome shotgun sequence window:
- the LOC124659927 gene encoding probable 2-oxoglutarate-dependent dioxygenase SLC1: MAIVGLTDAGDHHLPHHVKNRAVDDEAAAADYCLKGVRHLSDAGITRLPGRYVLPASDRPGASVCISSGGSARVKLPVVDLARLRVPTERAAVLSTIYTACRDYGFFQVVNHGVDSEAIAGMLDVAARFFELPFPERARHMSPDVRAPVRYGTSFNQANDAVLCWRDFLKLSCVPTVEDVVPSWPDSPADLREVAAAYAEASRMVFVEVVEAALEALGIGDGEDGVMEELATAGSQMMTVNCYPACPQPELTLGMPPHSDYGFFTLVLQDDVEGLQVMHDGEWFTVDPVPGSFVVNVGDHFEIYSNGRYKSVLHRVRVNSTRPRISVASFHSVGTERVVGPAAELVDEQRGGEARRYMDTDFATFLAYLASAEGKHKNFLQSRRLA; encoded by the exons ATGGCGATCGTTGGCTTGACGGATGCCGGCGACCACCACCTGCCTCACCATGTCAAAAACAGAGCCGTCGACGACGAAGCAGCCGCGGCCGACTACTGCCTCAAAGGCGTCAGGCACTTGTCCGATGCCGGCATTACCAGGCTTCCCGGCAGGTACGTCCTGCCGGCCTCCGACCGCCCCGGCGCCTCCGTCTGCATAAGCAGCGGCGGCAGCGCGAGGGTGAAGCTCCCCGTCGTGGACCtcgctcgtctccgcgtgcccacGGAGCGCGCCGCCGTGCTGTCGACGATCTACACCGCGTGCCGCGACTACGGCTTCTTCCAGGTGGTGAACCACGGCGTAGACTCCGAGGCCATCGCCGGGATGCTGGACGTGGCTGCGCGCTTCTTCGAGCTCCCCTTCCCGGAACGCGCGCGGCACATGTCGCCGGACGTGCGCGCGCCGGTGCGGTACGGCACGAGTTTCAACCAGGCCAACGACGCTGTCCTCTGCTGGCGTGACTTCCTCAAGCTCTCCTGCGTGCCGACGGTAGAGGACGTCGTGCCGTCGTGGCCCGACTCGCCGGCCGACCTCAGGGAGGTGGCGGCCGCGTACGCGGAGGCGAGCCGGATGGTGTTCGTGGAAGTCGTGGAGGCGGCGCTGGAGGCTTTGGGGATCGGAGATGGTGAAGATGGCGTGATGGAGGAGCTGGCCACGGCTGGGTCGCAGATGATGACGGTGAACTGCTACCCGGCGTGCCCGCAGCCGGAGCTCACGCTGGGGATGCCACCGCACTCTGACTATGGGTTCTTCACGCTTGTGCTCCAGGACGACGTGGAGGGGCTACAGGTCATGCACGACGGCGAGTGGTTCACCGTCGACCCCGTCCCGGGCTCCTTCGTCGTCAACGTCGGCGACCACTTCGAG ATATACAGCAACGGTCGGTATAAGAGCGTGCTTCACCGGGTGCGCGTGAACTCGACGCGGCCTCGCATCTCGGTGGCGTCGTTCCACAGCGTGGGGACGGAGCGGGTGGTCGGGCCGGCGGCGGAGCTCGTCGACGAGCAGCGTGGCGGCGAAGCGCGGCGGTACATGGACACCGACTTCGCCACCTTCCTCGCCTACCTCGCCTCCGCCGAGGGGAAGCACAAGAACTTCTTGCAGTCAAGGAGACTCGCCTGA